From the Cryptomeria japonica chromosome 2, Sugi_1.0, whole genome shotgun sequence genome, one window contains:
- the LOC131054264 gene encoding probable protein phosphatase 2C 15 produces MNEITTMKHRNGSVSGEERKRQHLVPLASLISQEIRHEKVKRPCIRYGHAAQSKKGEDYFLIKTDCQRIPGNSSSTFSVFGIFDGHNGAAAAIYCRDNLLSHVMSAMHPGLSREEWLQALPRALVAGFVKTDKEFQRKEETSGTTVTIVVIDGWTVTTASVGDSRCILDSQGGLISLLTVDHRLEENAEERERVTASGGEVGRLSIVGGAEVGPLRCWPGGLCLSRSIGDMDVGEFIVPIPYVKQIKLSNAGGRLIIASDGVWDALFSEKAAKACRGLPAELAARQVVKEALRSRGLKDDTTCIVVDIIPPDHSAPISLPPKKQNKIRSFIFRKRSRDSMNKLANKLSALGIAEELFEDGSAMLDERLGTESSTLATSGLFTCAVCQADLAPSEGISVHAGSFFSTSAKPWEGPFLCADCRQKKDAMEGKRPSGVKVA; encoded by the exons ATGAATGAGATTACGACAATGAAACATAGAAATGGCTCCGTTTCAGGGGAAGAAAGGAAACGGCAGCACTTAGTTCCTCTGGCTTCTTTGATCAGCCAGGAGATTAGGCATGAGAAGGTTAAGAGGCCCTGCATTAGGTATGGCCATGCCGCCCAATCCAAAAAGGGGGAGGATTACTTTCTAATCAAAACGGATTGTCAGAGGATCCCCGGAAATTCCTCTTCTACATTCTCGGTGTTTGGG ATATTTGATGGACACAATGGGGCTGCAGCAGCTATATATTGCAGGGATAACCTGCTTAGCCATGTAATGAGTGCCATGCATCCAGGTCTTAGCAGAGAAGAATGGTTACAAGCATTACCTCGAGCATTAGTGGCAGGATTCGTTAAAACTGATAAAGAGTTTCAGAGGAAAG AGGAAACTTCTGGAACCACAGTTACTATTGTGGTGATTGATGGATGGACTGTTACAACTGCTTCTGTTGGAGATTCTCGATGTATATTGGATTCTCAGGGCGGTTTAATCTCATTACTGACAGTTGATCACAGGCTAGAAGAAAATGCTGAAGA GAGAGAACGTGTTACAGCAAGTGGAGGTGAAGTTGGAAGGCTGAGTATTGTTGGTGGTGCTGAG GTTGGCCCTTTACGATGTTGGCCCGGAGGTCTTTGCCTTTCAAGATCGATTGGAGACATGGATGTTGGTGAATTCATTGTACCAATACCTTATGTTAAACAAATTAAG CTCTCAAATGCTGGGGGAAGGCTTATCATCGCTTCTGATGGTGTGTGGGATGCACTATTCTCTGAAAAAGCTGCAAAGGCCTGCAGAGGATTACCAGCTGAACTTGCTGCAAGACAAGTTGTCAAG GAGGCATTGAGGTCAAGGGGTTTGAAAGATGACACAACTTGTATTGTAGTTGATATTATTCCACCAGACCACTCTGCTCCCATTTCATTACCTCCTAAGAAGCAAAACAAGATAAGATCATTTATATTTAGAAAAAGATCACGAGATTCAATGAATAAGTTGGCTAACAAGCTTTCTGCACTTGGAATCGCGGAGGAACTCTTTGAAGATGGTTCAGCAATGCTTGATGAAAG GTTGGGAACAGAATCATCAACACTTGCAACATCGGGTTTATTCACCTGTGCTGTTTGCCAGGCAGATCTAGCTCCAAGTGAAGGAATCTCTGTGCATGCAGGATCGTTTTTCTCAACGAGTGCTAAGCCATGGGAAGGTCCTTTTCTTTGTGCAGATTGTCGACAGAAAAAGGATGCAATGGAAGGAAAGCGCCCTAGTGGAGTAAAAGTTGCATAA